A single genomic interval of Bos indicus isolate NIAB-ARS_2022 breed Sahiwal x Tharparkar chromosome 5, NIAB-ARS_B.indTharparkar_mat_pri_1.0, whole genome shotgun sequence harbors:
- the CPSF6 gene encoding cleavage and polyadenylation specificity factor subunit 6 isoform X4, translating to MADGVDHIDIYADVGEEFNQEAEYGGHDQIDLYDDVISPSANNGDAPEDRDYMDTLPPTVGDDVGKGAAPNVVYTYTGKRIALYIGNLTWWTTDEDLTEAVHSLGVNDILEIKFFENRANGQSKGFALVGVGSEASSKKLMDLLPKRELHGQNPVVTPCNKQFLSQFEMQSRKTTQSGQMSGEGKAGPPGGSSRAAFPQGGRGRGRFPGAVPGGDRFPGPAGPGGPPPPFPGNLIKHLVKGTRPLFLETRIPWHMGHSIEELPIFGLKAGQTPPRPPLGPPGPPGPPGPPPPGQVLPPPLAGPPNRGDRPPPPVLFPGQPFGQPPLGPLPPGPPPPVPGYGPPPGPPPPQQGPPPPPGPFPPRPPGPLGPPLTLAPPPHLPGPPPGAPPPAPHVNPAFFPPPTNSGMPTSDSRGPPPTDPYGRPPPYDRGDYGPPGREMDTARTPLSEAEFEEIMNRNRAISSSAISRAVSDASAGDYGSAIETLVTAISLIKQSKVSADDRCKVLISSLQDCLHGIESKSYGSGSRRRERSRERDHSRSREKSRRHKSRSRDRHDDYYRERSRERERHRDRDRDRDRERDREREYRHR from the exons GAAGCTGAATATGGTGGGCATGATCAGATAGATTTGTATGATGATGTCATCTCTCCATCTGCAAATAATGGAGATGCCCCGGAAGATCGGGATTACATGGATACTCTCCCACCAACTGTTGGTGATGACGTGGGTAAAGGAGCAGCACCAAATGTTGTCTATACATATACGGGAAAGAGAATTGCATTGTATATTGGGAATCTAACATGG TGGACAACAGATGAAGACTTAACTGAAGCAGTTCATTCTTTGGGAGTAAATGATATTTTGGAGATAAAGTTTTTTGAAAATCGGGCAAATGGCCAGTCAAAGGG GTTTGCCCTTGTTGGTGTTGGATCTGAAGCATCCTCAAAAAAGTTAATGGATCTGTTGCCTAAGAGAGAGCTTCATGGTCAGAATCCTGTTGTAACTCCATGCAATAAACAGTTCCTGAGTCAATTTGAAATGCAGTCCAGGAAAA CTACACAATCAGGACAAATGTCTGGGGAAGGTAAAGCTGGTCCTCCGGGAGGCAGTTCACGTGCAGCATTTCCACAAGGTGGTAGAGGACGGGGCCGTTTTCCAGGGGCTGTTCCTGGTGGGGACAGATTTCCTGGGCCAGCAGGACCAGGAGGGCCACCTCCACCTTTTCCag GAAATTTGATCAAGCATCTTGTTAAAGGAACTCGGCCTTTGTTCCTGGAAACTAGGATTCCATGGCATATGGGGCACAGCATAGAGGAATTACCCATTTTTGGCCTAAAag CTGGACAGACTCCACCACGCCCACCCTTAGGTCCTCCAGGCCCACCCGGTCCGCCAGGTCCTCCACCTCCTGGTCAGGTTCTGCCTCCTCCTTTAGCTGGGCCTCCTAATCGGGGAGATCGCCCTCCACCACCAGTTCTTTTTCCTGGACAGCCTTTTGGGCAGCCTCCATTGGGTCCGCTTCCTCCTGGTCCTCCACCTCCAGTTCCAGGCTACGGCCCCCCTCCTGGTCCACCACCTCCACAACAGGGaccacctccacctccaggcCCCTTTCCACCTCGCCCACCTGGCCCTCTTGGGCCACCCCTTACACTCGCTCCTCCTccgcatcttcctggaccacctCCAGGGGCCCCACCGCCAGCTCCACATGTGAACCCAGCTTTCTTTCCTCCACCAACTAACAGCGGCATGCCTACATCAGATAGCCGAGGCCCACCACCAACAGATCCATATGGCCGGCCTCCGCCATATGATAGGGGTGACTATGGGCCTCCTGGGAG gGAAATGGATACTGCAAGAACGCCATTGAGTGAAGCTGAGTTTGAAGAAATCATGAATAGAAATAGGGCAATCTCAAGCAGTGCTATTTCAAGAGCTGTGTCTGATGCCAGTGCTG GTGATTATGGGAGTGCTATTGAGACATTGGTAACTGCAATTTCTTTAATTAAACAATCCAAAGTATCTGCTGATGATCGTTGCAAAGTTCTTATTAGCTCTTTGCAAGATTGCCTGCATGGAATTGAATCCAAGTCTTATGGTTCTGGATCAAG AAGACGTGAACGATCAAGAGAAAGGGATCATAGTAGATCACGAGAAAAGAGTCGGCGTCATAAATCCCGCAGTAGAGATCGTCATGATGATTATTACAGAGAGAGAAGCCGAGAACGAGAGAGACACCGGGACCGGGACCGAGACCGGGATCGAGAGCGTGACCGAGAGCGCGAGTATCGTCATCGTTAG
- the CPSF6 gene encoding cleavage and polyadenylation specificity factor subunit 6 isoform X8: MADGVDHIDIYADVGEEFNQEAEYGGHDQIDLYDDVISPSANNGDAPEDRDYMDTLPPTVGDDVGKGAAPNVVYTYTGKRIALYIGNLTWWTTDEDLTEAVHSLGVNDILEIKFFENRANGQSKGFALVGVGSEASSKKLMDLLPKRELHGQNPVVTPCNKQFLSQFEMQSRKTTQSGQMSGEGKAGPPGGSSRAAFPQGGRGRGRFPGAVPGGDRFPGPAGPGGPPPPFPAGQTPPRPPLGPPGPPGPPGPPPPGQVLPPPLAGPPNRGDRPPPPVLFPGQPFGQPPLGPLPPGPPPPVPGYGPPPGPPPPQQGPPPPPGPFPPRPPGPLGPPLTLAPPPHLPGPPPGAPPPAPHVNPAFFPPPTNSGMPTSDSRGPPPTDPYGRPPPYDRGDYGPPGREMDTARTPLSEAEFEEIMNRNRAISSSAISRAVSDASAGDYGSAIETLVTAISLIKQSKVSADDRCKVLISSLQDCLHGIESKSYGSGSRRERSRERDHSRSREKSRRHKSRSRDRHDDYYRERSRERERHRDRDRDRDRERDREREYRHR, from the exons GAAGCTGAATATGGTGGGCATGATCAGATAGATTTGTATGATGATGTCATCTCTCCATCTGCAAATAATGGAGATGCCCCGGAAGATCGGGATTACATGGATACTCTCCCACCAACTGTTGGTGATGACGTGGGTAAAGGAGCAGCACCAAATGTTGTCTATACATATACGGGAAAGAGAATTGCATTGTATATTGGGAATCTAACATGG TGGACAACAGATGAAGACTTAACTGAAGCAGTTCATTCTTTGGGAGTAAATGATATTTTGGAGATAAAGTTTTTTGAAAATCGGGCAAATGGCCAGTCAAAGGG GTTTGCCCTTGTTGGTGTTGGATCTGAAGCATCCTCAAAAAAGTTAATGGATCTGTTGCCTAAGAGAGAGCTTCATGGTCAGAATCCTGTTGTAACTCCATGCAATAAACAGTTCCTGAGTCAATTTGAAATGCAGTCCAGGAAAA CTACACAATCAGGACAAATGTCTGGGGAAGGTAAAGCTGGTCCTCCGGGAGGCAGTTCACGTGCAGCATTTCCACAAGGTGGTAGAGGACGGGGCCGTTTTCCAGGGGCTGTTCCTGGTGGGGACAGATTTCCTGGGCCAGCAGGACCAGGAGGGCCACCTCCACCTTTTCCag CTGGACAGACTCCACCACGCCCACCCTTAGGTCCTCCAGGCCCACCCGGTCCGCCAGGTCCTCCACCTCCTGGTCAGGTTCTGCCTCCTCCTTTAGCTGGGCCTCCTAATCGGGGAGATCGCCCTCCACCACCAGTTCTTTTTCCTGGACAGCCTTTTGGGCAGCCTCCATTGGGTCCGCTTCCTCCTGGTCCTCCACCTCCAGTTCCAGGCTACGGCCCCCCTCCTGGTCCACCACCTCCACAACAGGGaccacctccacctccaggcCCCTTTCCACCTCGCCCACCTGGCCCTCTTGGGCCACCCCTTACACTCGCTCCTCCTccgcatcttcctggaccacctCCAGGGGCCCCACCGCCAGCTCCACATGTGAACCCAGCTTTCTTTCCTCCACCAACTAACAGCGGCATGCCTACATCAGATAGCCGAGGCCCACCACCAACAGATCCATATGGCCGGCCTCCGCCATATGATAGGGGTGACTATGGGCCTCCTGGGAG gGAAATGGATACTGCAAGAACGCCATTGAGTGAAGCTGAGTTTGAAGAAATCATGAATAGAAATAGGGCAATCTCAAGCAGTGCTATTTCAAGAGCTGTGTCTGATGCCAGTGCTG GTGATTATGGGAGTGCTATTGAGACATTGGTAACTGCAATTTCTTTAATTAAACAATCCAAAGTATCTGCTGATGATCGTTGCAAAGTTCTTATTAGCTCTTTGCAAGATTGCCTGCATGGAATTGAATCCAAGTCTTATGGTTCTGGATCAAG ACGTGAACGATCAAGAGAAAGGGATCATAGTAGATCACGAGAAAAGAGTCGGCGTCATAAATCCCGCAGTAGAGATCGTCATGATGATTATTACAGAGAGAGAAGCCGAGAACGAGAGAGACACCGGGACCGGGACCGAGACCGGGATCGAGAGCGTGACCGAGAGCGCGAGTATCGTCATCGTTAG
- the CPSF6 gene encoding cleavage and polyadenylation specificity factor subunit 6 isoform X2 → MADGVDHIDIYADVGEEFNQEAEYGGHDQIDLYDDVISPSANNGDAPEDRDYMDTLPPTVGDDVGKGAAPNVVYTYTGKRIALYIGNLTWWTTDEDLTEAVHSLGVNDILEIKFFENRANGQSKGFALVGVGSEASSKKLMDLLPKRELHGQNPVVTPCNKQFLSQFEMQSRKTTQSGQMSGEGKAGPPGGSSRAAFPQGGRGRGRFPGAVPGGDRFPGPAGPGGPPPPFPGNLIKHLVKGTRPLFLETRIPWHMGHSIEELPIFGLKAGQTPPRPPLGPPGPPGPPGPPPPGQVLPPPLAGPPNRGDRPPPPVLFPGQPFGQPPLGPLPPGPPPPVPGYGPPPGPPPPQQGPPPPPGPFPPRPPGPLGPPLTLAPPPHLPGPPPGAPPPAPHVNPAFFPPPTNSGMPTSDSRGPPPTDPYGRPPPYDRGDYGPPGREMDTARTPLSEAEFEEIMNRNRAISSSAISRAVSDASAGDYGSAIETLVTAISLIKQSKVSADDRCKVLISSLQDCLHGIESKSYGSGSRLLVIIDDMMYCHDVSGSQFLDVNDQEKGIIVDHEKRVGVINPAVEIVMMIITEREAENERDTGTGTETGIESVTESASIVIVRSIYPHFISSNYLF, encoded by the exons GAAGCTGAATATGGTGGGCATGATCAGATAGATTTGTATGATGATGTCATCTCTCCATCTGCAAATAATGGAGATGCCCCGGAAGATCGGGATTACATGGATACTCTCCCACCAACTGTTGGTGATGACGTGGGTAAAGGAGCAGCACCAAATGTTGTCTATACATATACGGGAAAGAGAATTGCATTGTATATTGGGAATCTAACATGG TGGACAACAGATGAAGACTTAACTGAAGCAGTTCATTCTTTGGGAGTAAATGATATTTTGGAGATAAAGTTTTTTGAAAATCGGGCAAATGGCCAGTCAAAGGG GTTTGCCCTTGTTGGTGTTGGATCTGAAGCATCCTCAAAAAAGTTAATGGATCTGTTGCCTAAGAGAGAGCTTCATGGTCAGAATCCTGTTGTAACTCCATGCAATAAACAGTTCCTGAGTCAATTTGAAATGCAGTCCAGGAAAA CTACACAATCAGGACAAATGTCTGGGGAAGGTAAAGCTGGTCCTCCGGGAGGCAGTTCACGTGCAGCATTTCCACAAGGTGGTAGAGGACGGGGCCGTTTTCCAGGGGCTGTTCCTGGTGGGGACAGATTTCCTGGGCCAGCAGGACCAGGAGGGCCACCTCCACCTTTTCCag GAAATTTGATCAAGCATCTTGTTAAAGGAACTCGGCCTTTGTTCCTGGAAACTAGGATTCCATGGCATATGGGGCACAGCATAGAGGAATTACCCATTTTTGGCCTAAAag CTGGACAGACTCCACCACGCCCACCCTTAGGTCCTCCAGGCCCACCCGGTCCGCCAGGTCCTCCACCTCCTGGTCAGGTTCTGCCTCCTCCTTTAGCTGGGCCTCCTAATCGGGGAGATCGCCCTCCACCACCAGTTCTTTTTCCTGGACAGCCTTTTGGGCAGCCTCCATTGGGTCCGCTTCCTCCTGGTCCTCCACCTCCAGTTCCAGGCTACGGCCCCCCTCCTGGTCCACCACCTCCACAACAGGGaccacctccacctccaggcCCCTTTCCACCTCGCCCACCTGGCCCTCTTGGGCCACCCCTTACACTCGCTCCTCCTccgcatcttcctggaccacctCCAGGGGCCCCACCGCCAGCTCCACATGTGAACCCAGCTTTCTTTCCTCCACCAACTAACAGCGGCATGCCTACATCAGATAGCCGAGGCCCACCACCAACAGATCCATATGGCCGGCCTCCGCCATATGATAGGGGTGACTATGGGCCTCCTGGGAG gGAAATGGATACTGCAAGAACGCCATTGAGTGAAGCTGAGTTTGAAGAAATCATGAATAGAAATAGGGCAATCTCAAGCAGTGCTATTTCAAGAGCTGTGTCTGATGCCAGTGCTG GTGATTATGGGAGTGCTATTGAGACATTGGTAACTGCAATTTCTTTAATTAAACAATCCAAAGTATCTGCTGATGATCGTTGCAAAGTTCTTATTAGCTCTTTGCAAGATTGCCTGCATGGAATTGAATCCAAGTCTTATGGTTCTGGATCAAG GCTCCTGGTTATAATAGATGATATGATGTATTGCCATGATGTGTCTGGTTCCCAATTTTtag ACGTGAACGATCAAGAGAAAGGGATCATAGTAGATCACGAGAAAAGAGTCGGCGTCATAAATCCCGCAGTAGAGATCGTCATGATGATTATTACAGAGAGAGAAGCCGAGAACGAGAGAGACACCGGGACCGGGACCGAGACCGGGATCGAGAGCGTGACCGAGAGCGCGAGTATCGTCATCGTTAGAAG TATATACCCACATTTTATATCGTCCAACTACTTGTTCTGA
- the CPSF6 gene encoding cleavage and polyadenylation specificity factor subunit 6 isoform X6 → MADGVDHIDIYADVGEEFNQEAEYGGHDQIDLYDDVISPSANNGDAPEDRDYMDTLPPTVGDDVGKGAAPNVVYTYTGKRIALYIGNLTWWTTDEDLTEAVHSLGVNDILEIKFFENRANGQSKGFALVGVGSEASSKKLMDLLPKRELHGQNPVVTPCNKQFLSQFEMQSRKTTQSGQMSGEGKAGPPGGSSRAAFPQGGRGRGRFPGAVPGGDRFPGPAGPGGPPPPFPAGQTPPRPPLGPPGPPGPPGPPPPGQVLPPPLAGPPNRGDRPPPPVLFPGQPFGQPPLGPLPPGPPPPVPGYGPPPGPPPPQQGPPPPPGPFPPRPPGPLGPPLTLAPPPHLPGPPPGAPPPAPHVNPAFFPPPTNSGMPTSDSRGPPPTDPYGRPPPYDRGDYGPPGREMDTARTPLSEAEFEEIMNRNRAISSSAISRAVSDASAGDYGSAIETLVTAISLIKQSKVSADDRCKVLISSLQDCLHGIESKSYGSGSRLLVIIDDMMYCHDVSGSQFLEDVNDQEKGIIVDHEKRVGVINPAVEIVMMIITEREAENERDTGTGTETGIESVTESASIVIVRSIYPHFISSNYLF, encoded by the exons GAAGCTGAATATGGTGGGCATGATCAGATAGATTTGTATGATGATGTCATCTCTCCATCTGCAAATAATGGAGATGCCCCGGAAGATCGGGATTACATGGATACTCTCCCACCAACTGTTGGTGATGACGTGGGTAAAGGAGCAGCACCAAATGTTGTCTATACATATACGGGAAAGAGAATTGCATTGTATATTGGGAATCTAACATGG TGGACAACAGATGAAGACTTAACTGAAGCAGTTCATTCTTTGGGAGTAAATGATATTTTGGAGATAAAGTTTTTTGAAAATCGGGCAAATGGCCAGTCAAAGGG GTTTGCCCTTGTTGGTGTTGGATCTGAAGCATCCTCAAAAAAGTTAATGGATCTGTTGCCTAAGAGAGAGCTTCATGGTCAGAATCCTGTTGTAACTCCATGCAATAAACAGTTCCTGAGTCAATTTGAAATGCAGTCCAGGAAAA CTACACAATCAGGACAAATGTCTGGGGAAGGTAAAGCTGGTCCTCCGGGAGGCAGTTCACGTGCAGCATTTCCACAAGGTGGTAGAGGACGGGGCCGTTTTCCAGGGGCTGTTCCTGGTGGGGACAGATTTCCTGGGCCAGCAGGACCAGGAGGGCCACCTCCACCTTTTCCag CTGGACAGACTCCACCACGCCCACCCTTAGGTCCTCCAGGCCCACCCGGTCCGCCAGGTCCTCCACCTCCTGGTCAGGTTCTGCCTCCTCCTTTAGCTGGGCCTCCTAATCGGGGAGATCGCCCTCCACCACCAGTTCTTTTTCCTGGACAGCCTTTTGGGCAGCCTCCATTGGGTCCGCTTCCTCCTGGTCCTCCACCTCCAGTTCCAGGCTACGGCCCCCCTCCTGGTCCACCACCTCCACAACAGGGaccacctccacctccaggcCCCTTTCCACCTCGCCCACCTGGCCCTCTTGGGCCACCCCTTACACTCGCTCCTCCTccgcatcttcctggaccacctCCAGGGGCCCCACCGCCAGCTCCACATGTGAACCCAGCTTTCTTTCCTCCACCAACTAACAGCGGCATGCCTACATCAGATAGCCGAGGCCCACCACCAACAGATCCATATGGCCGGCCTCCGCCATATGATAGGGGTGACTATGGGCCTCCTGGGAG gGAAATGGATACTGCAAGAACGCCATTGAGTGAAGCTGAGTTTGAAGAAATCATGAATAGAAATAGGGCAATCTCAAGCAGTGCTATTTCAAGAGCTGTGTCTGATGCCAGTGCTG GTGATTATGGGAGTGCTATTGAGACATTGGTAACTGCAATTTCTTTAATTAAACAATCCAAAGTATCTGCTGATGATCGTTGCAAAGTTCTTATTAGCTCTTTGCAAGATTGCCTGCATGGAATTGAATCCAAGTCTTATGGTTCTGGATCAAG GCTCCTGGTTATAATAGATGATATGATGTATTGCCATGATGTGTCTGGTTCCCAATTTTtag AAGACGTGAACGATCAAGAGAAAGGGATCATAGTAGATCACGAGAAAAGAGTCGGCGTCATAAATCCCGCAGTAGAGATCGTCATGATGATTATTACAGAGAGAGAAGCCGAGAACGAGAGAGACACCGGGACCGGGACCGAGACCGGGATCGAGAGCGTGACCGAGAGCGCGAGTATCGTCATCGTTAGAAG TATATACCCACATTTTATATCGTCCAACTACTTGTTCTGA
- the CPSF6 gene encoding cleavage and polyadenylation specificity factor subunit 6 isoform X3: MADGVDHIDIYADVGEEFNQEAEYGGHDQIDLYDDVISPSANNGDAPEDRDYMDTLPPTVGDDVGKGAAPNVVYTYTGKRIALYIGNLTWWTTDEDLTEAVHSLGVNDILEIKFFENRANGQSKGFALVGVGSEASSKKLMDLLPKRELHGQNPVVTPCNKQFLSQFEMQSRKTTQSGQMSGEGKAGPPGGSSRAAFPQGGRGRGRFPGAVPGGDRFPGPAGPGGPPPPFPGNLIKHLVKGTRPLFLETRIPWHMGHSIEELPIFGLKAGQTPPRPPLGPPGPPGPPGPPPPGQVLPPPLAGPPNRGDRPPPPVLFPGQPFGQPPLGPLPPGPPPPVPGYGPPPGPPPPQQGPPPPPGPFPPRPPGPLGPPLTLAPPPHLPGPPPGAPPPAPHVNPAFFPPPTNSGMPTSDSRGPPPTDPYGRPPPYDRGDYGPPGREMDTARTPLSEAEFEEIMNRNRAISSSAISRAVSDASAGDYGSAIETLVTAISLIKQSKVSADDRCKVLISSLQDCLHGIESKSYGSGSRLLVIIDDMMYCHDVSGSQFLEDVNDQEKGIIVDHEKRVGVINPAVEIVMMIITEREAENERDTGTGTETGIESVTESASIVIVRS, translated from the exons GAAGCTGAATATGGTGGGCATGATCAGATAGATTTGTATGATGATGTCATCTCTCCATCTGCAAATAATGGAGATGCCCCGGAAGATCGGGATTACATGGATACTCTCCCACCAACTGTTGGTGATGACGTGGGTAAAGGAGCAGCACCAAATGTTGTCTATACATATACGGGAAAGAGAATTGCATTGTATATTGGGAATCTAACATGG TGGACAACAGATGAAGACTTAACTGAAGCAGTTCATTCTTTGGGAGTAAATGATATTTTGGAGATAAAGTTTTTTGAAAATCGGGCAAATGGCCAGTCAAAGGG GTTTGCCCTTGTTGGTGTTGGATCTGAAGCATCCTCAAAAAAGTTAATGGATCTGTTGCCTAAGAGAGAGCTTCATGGTCAGAATCCTGTTGTAACTCCATGCAATAAACAGTTCCTGAGTCAATTTGAAATGCAGTCCAGGAAAA CTACACAATCAGGACAAATGTCTGGGGAAGGTAAAGCTGGTCCTCCGGGAGGCAGTTCACGTGCAGCATTTCCACAAGGTGGTAGAGGACGGGGCCGTTTTCCAGGGGCTGTTCCTGGTGGGGACAGATTTCCTGGGCCAGCAGGACCAGGAGGGCCACCTCCACCTTTTCCag GAAATTTGATCAAGCATCTTGTTAAAGGAACTCGGCCTTTGTTCCTGGAAACTAGGATTCCATGGCATATGGGGCACAGCATAGAGGAATTACCCATTTTTGGCCTAAAag CTGGACAGACTCCACCACGCCCACCCTTAGGTCCTCCAGGCCCACCCGGTCCGCCAGGTCCTCCACCTCCTGGTCAGGTTCTGCCTCCTCCTTTAGCTGGGCCTCCTAATCGGGGAGATCGCCCTCCACCACCAGTTCTTTTTCCTGGACAGCCTTTTGGGCAGCCTCCATTGGGTCCGCTTCCTCCTGGTCCTCCACCTCCAGTTCCAGGCTACGGCCCCCCTCCTGGTCCACCACCTCCACAACAGGGaccacctccacctccaggcCCCTTTCCACCTCGCCCACCTGGCCCTCTTGGGCCACCCCTTACACTCGCTCCTCCTccgcatcttcctggaccacctCCAGGGGCCCCACCGCCAGCTCCACATGTGAACCCAGCTTTCTTTCCTCCACCAACTAACAGCGGCATGCCTACATCAGATAGCCGAGGCCCACCACCAACAGATCCATATGGCCGGCCTCCGCCATATGATAGGGGTGACTATGGGCCTCCTGGGAG gGAAATGGATACTGCAAGAACGCCATTGAGTGAAGCTGAGTTTGAAGAAATCATGAATAGAAATAGGGCAATCTCAAGCAGTGCTATTTCAAGAGCTGTGTCTGATGCCAGTGCTG GTGATTATGGGAGTGCTATTGAGACATTGGTAACTGCAATTTCTTTAATTAAACAATCCAAAGTATCTGCTGATGATCGTTGCAAAGTTCTTATTAGCTCTTTGCAAGATTGCCTGCATGGAATTGAATCCAAGTCTTATGGTTCTGGATCAAG GCTCCTGGTTATAATAGATGATATGATGTATTGCCATGATGTGTCTGGTTCCCAATTTTtag AAGACGTGAACGATCAAGAGAAAGGGATCATAGTAGATCACGAGAAAAGAGTCGGCGTCATAAATCCCGCAGTAGAGATCGTCATGATGATTATTACAGAGAGAGAAGCCGAGAACGAGAGAGACACCGGGACCGGGACCGAGACCGGGATCGAGAGCGTGACCGAGAGCGCGAGTATCGTCATCGTTAGAAG CTGA
- the CPSF6 gene encoding cleavage and polyadenylation specificity factor subunit 6 isoform X1 produces the protein MADGVDHIDIYADVGEEFNQEAEYGGHDQIDLYDDVISPSANNGDAPEDRDYMDTLPPTVGDDVGKGAAPNVVYTYTGKRIALYIGNLTWWTTDEDLTEAVHSLGVNDILEIKFFENRANGQSKGFALVGVGSEASSKKLMDLLPKRELHGQNPVVTPCNKQFLSQFEMQSRKTTQSGQMSGEGKAGPPGGSSRAAFPQGGRGRGRFPGAVPGGDRFPGPAGPGGPPPPFPGNLIKHLVKGTRPLFLETRIPWHMGHSIEELPIFGLKAGQTPPRPPLGPPGPPGPPGPPPPGQVLPPPLAGPPNRGDRPPPPVLFPGQPFGQPPLGPLPPGPPPPVPGYGPPPGPPPPQQGPPPPPGPFPPRPPGPLGPPLTLAPPPHLPGPPPGAPPPAPHVNPAFFPPPTNSGMPTSDSRGPPPTDPYGRPPPYDRGDYGPPGREMDTARTPLSEAEFEEIMNRNRAISSSAISRAVSDASAGDYGSAIETLVTAISLIKQSKVSADDRCKVLISSLQDCLHGIESKSYGSGSRLLVIIDDMMYCHDVSGSQFLEDVNDQEKGIIVDHEKRVGVINPAVEIVMMIITEREAENERDTGTGTETGIESVTESASIVIVRSIYPHFISSNYLF, from the exons GAAGCTGAATATGGTGGGCATGATCAGATAGATTTGTATGATGATGTCATCTCTCCATCTGCAAATAATGGAGATGCCCCGGAAGATCGGGATTACATGGATACTCTCCCACCAACTGTTGGTGATGACGTGGGTAAAGGAGCAGCACCAAATGTTGTCTATACATATACGGGAAAGAGAATTGCATTGTATATTGGGAATCTAACATGG TGGACAACAGATGAAGACTTAACTGAAGCAGTTCATTCTTTGGGAGTAAATGATATTTTGGAGATAAAGTTTTTTGAAAATCGGGCAAATGGCCAGTCAAAGGG GTTTGCCCTTGTTGGTGTTGGATCTGAAGCATCCTCAAAAAAGTTAATGGATCTGTTGCCTAAGAGAGAGCTTCATGGTCAGAATCCTGTTGTAACTCCATGCAATAAACAGTTCCTGAGTCAATTTGAAATGCAGTCCAGGAAAA CTACACAATCAGGACAAATGTCTGGGGAAGGTAAAGCTGGTCCTCCGGGAGGCAGTTCACGTGCAGCATTTCCACAAGGTGGTAGAGGACGGGGCCGTTTTCCAGGGGCTGTTCCTGGTGGGGACAGATTTCCTGGGCCAGCAGGACCAGGAGGGCCACCTCCACCTTTTCCag GAAATTTGATCAAGCATCTTGTTAAAGGAACTCGGCCTTTGTTCCTGGAAACTAGGATTCCATGGCATATGGGGCACAGCATAGAGGAATTACCCATTTTTGGCCTAAAag CTGGACAGACTCCACCACGCCCACCCTTAGGTCCTCCAGGCCCACCCGGTCCGCCAGGTCCTCCACCTCCTGGTCAGGTTCTGCCTCCTCCTTTAGCTGGGCCTCCTAATCGGGGAGATCGCCCTCCACCACCAGTTCTTTTTCCTGGACAGCCTTTTGGGCAGCCTCCATTGGGTCCGCTTCCTCCTGGTCCTCCACCTCCAGTTCCAGGCTACGGCCCCCCTCCTGGTCCACCACCTCCACAACAGGGaccacctccacctccaggcCCCTTTCCACCTCGCCCACCTGGCCCTCTTGGGCCACCCCTTACACTCGCTCCTCCTccgcatcttcctggaccacctCCAGGGGCCCCACCGCCAGCTCCACATGTGAACCCAGCTTTCTTTCCTCCACCAACTAACAGCGGCATGCCTACATCAGATAGCCGAGGCCCACCACCAACAGATCCATATGGCCGGCCTCCGCCATATGATAGGGGTGACTATGGGCCTCCTGGGAG gGAAATGGATACTGCAAGAACGCCATTGAGTGAAGCTGAGTTTGAAGAAATCATGAATAGAAATAGGGCAATCTCAAGCAGTGCTATTTCAAGAGCTGTGTCTGATGCCAGTGCTG GTGATTATGGGAGTGCTATTGAGACATTGGTAACTGCAATTTCTTTAATTAAACAATCCAAAGTATCTGCTGATGATCGTTGCAAAGTTCTTATTAGCTCTTTGCAAGATTGCCTGCATGGAATTGAATCCAAGTCTTATGGTTCTGGATCAAG GCTCCTGGTTATAATAGATGATATGATGTATTGCCATGATGTGTCTGGTTCCCAATTTTtag AAGACGTGAACGATCAAGAGAAAGGGATCATAGTAGATCACGAGAAAAGAGTCGGCGTCATAAATCCCGCAGTAGAGATCGTCATGATGATTATTACAGAGAGAGAAGCCGAGAACGAGAGAGACACCGGGACCGGGACCGAGACCGGGATCGAGAGCGTGACCGAGAGCGCGAGTATCGTCATCGTTAGAAG TATATACCCACATTTTATATCGTCCAACTACTTGTTCTGA